The Bremerella cremea genome window below encodes:
- a CDS encoding radical SAM protein → MALISIPSLEYHLAHSCNLSCEQCSHYSNFHLRGRMPSPSVAYRDYIAWNDRIHPGTLALLGGEPLLNPNLIEHLLLARNCWPKSKLMLVTNGLHLRRHPALPDALVEVDCRLELSQHGTHEHYLKQFREAEQVASDWKRRFHGINIKIRKSHRGWMRQYQIVNGKPMPFDSKPNDAFKVCMQKSCMQLYQQRLWKCPALAYWPLLEFRLQLESFGEWELFRQYSPCASDCSTDALEGFVNSKAIPQCSLCPSKREKLFHSDPTRDRLTK, encoded by the coding sequence ATGGCATTAATATCAATTCCATCCTTGGAGTATCATCTTGCACACTCATGCAACCTCTCCTGTGAGCAATGCAGTCACTATAGCAACTTTCATCTCAGGGGACGAATGCCCAGTCCCTCCGTTGCTTATAGAGACTACATAGCTTGGAATGATCGAATACACCCCGGGACTCTTGCACTGTTAGGGGGCGAGCCGCTTCTCAATCCTAATCTAATCGAGCACCTGCTCTTGGCTCGTAACTGCTGGCCTAAATCCAAGCTCATGCTTGTTACAAATGGTTTGCACCTTCGTCGCCACCCTGCGCTCCCAGACGCATTGGTCGAAGTCGATTGTCGCCTTGAGTTGAGCCAGCATGGCACTCACGAACATTACCTTAAACAGTTTAGAGAGGCTGAGCAAGTTGCATCGGACTGGAAGAGACGCTTCCATGGTATCAATATCAAGATCCGAAAATCGCATCGGGGATGGATGCGCCAATACCAAATTGTAAATGGCAAACCGATGCCTTTTGATTCAAAGCCGAATGACGCATTCAAGGTCTGCATGCAGAAAAGCTGCATGCAGCTTTATCAACAGCGACTTTGGAAATGCCCCGCTCTTGCATACTGGCCTCTACTCGAATTTCGATTACAGCTTGAGAGCTTTGGGGAATGGGAGCTGTTCCGGCAGTACTCCCCATGTGCCTCAGATTGCTCAACTGATGCCTTAGAGGGTTTTGTCAATTCGAAGGCGATACCGCAATGTAGCTTGTGCCCAAGCAAAAGAGAGAAGCTCTTCCACTCAGATCCCACACGAGACCGCTTGACGAAATAA
- a CDS encoding glycosyltransferase family 2 protein, producing MADKIIETEYDIGLSAGRNRLLDMATTPFVFFADDDHQVTKRTHLRGLVDELIKNEQIDLLATLSSNVGRPRLLKVEGRTLRIPRGFYHASGPLRWCHFVSNCFVAYRDILSAVRWDETLKMEEHWDFFWRAKLAGVKVAVNVARSFRHRHIDPPGYHRRRPEFRRASLKKHGLKRVIWH from the coding sequence ATGGCAGATAAGATCATAGAAACCGAATACGATATTGGCTTATCCGCCGGACGCAATCGACTTCTCGACATGGCTACCACTCCGTTCGTGTTTTTTGCCGACGATGACCATCAAGTAACCAAAAGAACTCACTTGAGAGGCTTGGTAGATGAGTTAATTAAGAATGAGCAGATCGACCTGTTGGCGACTCTCAGCAGCAATGTTGGTCGACCAAGACTGCTGAAAGTGGAGGGGCGTACACTTAGAATTCCGCGAGGTTTCTATCATGCCAGCGGACCTTTGCGTTGGTGCCATTTCGTGAGCAATTGCTTTGTTGCATACCGGGATATCCTGTCGGCAGTTCGCTGGGATGAGACCTTGAAAATGGAAGAGCACTGGGACTTTTTTTGGCGAGCTAAACTGGCAGGTGTAAAAGTTGCGGTCAATGTTGCCCGCTCTTTCAGGCATCGGCATATTGACCCCCCTGGATATCACCGCCGGCGTCCGGAATTTCGACGAGCCAGTTTGAAGAAGCACGGACTGAAGAGGGTTATATGGCATTAA
- a CDS encoding glycosyltransferase family 2 protein — protein sequence MTPNTTCSPDDITFCIKTVHRPWSCHRLVESLRSHFSKPQIIVVDDGECDRRFSVKYPDTAKYCRVINLDDIDVGVGVGRNTAIDAADTEYIFLLDDDHVVTQDFHLDRVCRYFQENEIDILGVRQGDGGRPLRFAPLMNGRRIWMFRGEHRRLGSLAWCDMSSNAFLARQETIAKLRWDPEIKTYEHWEFFYRASHVEHLKIAVAEDCKVVHKHVANNSYGGLRARPRFRKLGLRKHGFDSMRYPGGGIVRA from the coding sequence ATGACGCCCAATACTACATGCTCCCCCGATGACATAACTTTCTGTATCAAGACCGTCCACCGTCCCTGGTCGTGTCATCGATTAGTCGAATCATTGCGAAGTCATTTTAGCAAGCCCCAAATCATTGTGGTGGATGATGGTGAGTGTGACAGGCGTTTCTCCGTCAAGTATCCTGATACGGCAAAGTATTGTCGCGTGATTAACCTTGACGACATTGACGTTGGCGTAGGTGTGGGACGAAATACTGCAATCGACGCTGCGGACACTGAATATATCTTCCTTTTGGACGACGACCATGTAGTTACCCAGGACTTCCACCTTGATCGCGTCTGTCGTTACTTTCAGGAAAATGAAATAGACATCCTTGGAGTGAGACAAGGTGACGGAGGAAGGCCCTTACGATTTGCGCCACTCATGAATGGCCGACGTATTTGGATGTTTCGAGGGGAACATCGCCGCTTGGGATCTCTGGCATGGTGTGACATGTCGAGCAATGCATTTCTAGCTCGCCAAGAGACTATTGCGAAACTGCGTTGGGATCCAGAAATTAAGACCTATGAACACTGGGAATTCTTTTATCGTGCAAGTCATGTCGAGCATCTCAAAATTGCCGTCGCAGAAGACTGTAAGGTTGTGCACAAGCACGTCGCTAATAATTCTTATGGTGGGCTGCGTGCGCGACCGCGTTTCCGAAAACTCGGATTGAGAAAGCACGGCTTTGATTCGATGCGATATCCTGGTGGGGGCATAGTGCGTGCGTAA